The following is a genomic window from Propionispora hippei DSM 15287.
GCGGTGCGTCCGGTTTCATGGGCATCCCCCGTTATACCACTTTCACATGGGTCTTCTTTTTGACAGTGTTTACTATCTTTTTTATCAAGAACCTAATTAATTCTTCTCATGGACGGGCGATTATTTCCATCAGAGAAAATGAAATCGCCGCCGAGGCCATGGGTGTTGATACAACCCGCTATAAAGTACTGGCCTTTACCGTCGGCGCGGCTTTCGCCGGCGTAGCCGGGACGCTGTTCTCCCACTACTTTTACATTGCCCATCCGGCGTCCTTTACCTTCATGAAGTCCTTCGATATTCTGACCATGGTGGTGTTGGGCGGTTTGGGCAGTATCACCGGCTCGATTACTTCTGCTGTCCTCTTAACCTTTGTGTCGGCTGCCTTGGCCAGCTATCCCGAATGGCGCATGGTGATTTACTCCCTAGTACTGATTGTACTGATGATCTACCGTCCGCAAGGATTATTCGGCAATAAAGAACTTAGCCTGCAGGTATTCAAAAACTGGGGCCGGTTATTTGGAGGTGACAAACATGACGCTGTTAAAGGCAAGTAATTTATCCAAGGTATTCGGCGGCTTGCGTGCCGTATCGAATTTTGATGTAGAAATCAATGACGGCGAATTGATTGGCTTAATCGGACCGAACGGCGCGGGTAAGACCACGGCGTTTAACCTCTTAACCGGTGTGTACGAACCGACCGATGGCGAAATTACCTTTGACGGGAAAAGTGTAGTCGGCTTGAAACCATATCAGATCACGCAGCGCGGGATTGCCCGGACTTTCCAGAATATCCGTCTTTTTTCCAATCTGTCGGTGCTGGACAATGTAAAAATCGCCTATCATTTTCATGTCAAGTATGGCTTGGCCGAATCGGTGCTCCGGGTTGGCCGCTATCACAATGAAGAAAAGGAAATTGAGGAAAAGGCCACTCGCTTTCTTGAAATCTTTAAGCTGGCCGATAAGAAGGATGAAATCGCCAAGAATCTTCCCTATGGCGAACAGCGACGGCTGGAGATTGCCCGTGCGCTGGCCGCTCAGCCCAAGCTGCTGCTGCTGGACGAGCCGGCAGCGGGGATGAATCCGCAGGAAACGCATCAATTGATGGAGATGATCCGTTGGATTCGCAAAGAGTTCAATTTGACCATCTTGCTGATTGAGCATGATATGAGTCTGGTCATGAATGTCTGTGAACGGATTTATGTACTGGATTACGGCAGCATTATTGCGCACGGCGTGCCGCAGGAGATCAAGAACAATCCGAAGGTTATTGAAGCTTATCTTGGGGAGGAAGTGCACTAATGCTGACAGTTGATAATATTAATGTATATTATGGTGCCATTCACGCCCTCAAGGGAATCAGCGTGGAAGTAACGGAAGGCGAGATTGTCACCCTGATCGGTGCCAATGGCGCCGGAAAAAGTACCATCTTGCGTACCATTTCCGGTTTGCTCAAGCCCAAAAGCGGCAAAATAGTTTTTGAAGGCAAGGAAATCGGTGGTATGGCAGCGCAAAACATCGTTTCGTTGGGCATTTCCCAGGTGCCGGAAGGCCGCCGGGTATTTGCCAATATGAGTGTTATGGAAAACCTGGAGCTGGGTGCCTATATCCGCAGCGATAAGAAGGAAATCCAGCAGGATTTGAATAAAATTTTTGAACGTTTCCCCCGTTTGGCTGAACGCCGTTCGCAGTTGGCCGGTACGCTAAGCGGCGGTGAACAGCAGATGCTGGCCATGGGGCGCGCCCTGATGAGCCGGCCGCGTCTTTTACTCTTGGATGAGCCTTCCATGGGGCTGGCGCCGCTTCTGGTAAAAGAGATATTTTCTATTGTCCAGGAGATCAACTCTACAGGAACTACGGTGCTCCTTGTCGAACAGAATGCACATATGGCATTATCCATTGCCCACAAAGCATATGTATTGGAAACGGGCCGTATTACTTTATCGGGATCAGCCAAGGAATTGGCAGCCAGCGAGGATGTCAAAAGGGCTTATCTCGGTGGATGATTAGCGTCTCCTCTTGCGTCTTAGCCTGCTTGGAAGCCGGCAGTAAACAGGAGCCGCTGCCTGCCTGATGTGTATGACAGCAGTACCTGAGCAATGTATGATGTTTGGGAGTAAAAACCTGTGTATGGGAGATGAGCTGTATGTTTGTATCAAATCATATGACCCCGAATCCTGTAACAATCACTTCGGGCACGAATATCGCCGATGCCGCGCATGTTATGCGGAAAAACAAGTTCCGTCGCTTGCCGGTGGTGGATGACGGAAAACTGGTAGGGATTATCACCGACCGTGATTTACGGGAAGTTTCCCCGTCTGCCGCTACTTCCTTATCAATTTATGAGATCAACTATCTGCTGGCAAAAATGAAAGTAAAAGATGTCATGAAAAAAGAGTTGGTTACCGTGCGGGCTGACGCTACCGTGGAAGAGGCCGCTCTCCTAATGTACAACAACAAGATCGGCGGCATTATTGTGGTGGATGAGGCCGGTGCCCCGGTCGGAATTATTACGGAAACAGACATCTTTAAATGCTTTGTTGATGTCATGGGTCTGCCGCAGGGCAAGACCAGAATCACACTGGATATGGCCGACAAGGTAGGCGCCGTCCATGAGATTACGGCTGTATTTGCCGACTTGGGAATTAATATCGGCAGTATGATTAGCCATAGTCTAGTGGAAGGCAAGGCTGAAATGGTCATTCGGGCGGACATTCCGGATATTGCCGTACTCTCGGCACGGCTGCAGGAAAAGGGTTATCCTGTCCGGCATGTAGTCCAGATTGGCTGAGTTTTTAACTGAGTCCGGCAAGTCTTTACACCTTTTTAGGGGTATGCTAATATTATAGAACAGGATCAAGTGGCCGGTTACCGGCGACTGGGCAGACATGACGCAGCAGGATATATTGCCTGCGGGATCTAATGATTCCGCAGGCTTTTTTAATAAGCGACGGAATAGTAAGTCTATGCCATATTATTTTGCAGGGAGGTTTATGCGTTGCAGGAGAGTCATCCGGAGGGAAATCTAAAAAGCAGGACGGCGTTGTTATCCATTCTGTCCAACTCGCTGCTGGTGGTTTTGAAACTGGCGGTAGGTTTGATTACCGGTACGGTGAGCATTGTTTCCGAGGCAGCCCATTCTGCGGTTGATTTAATCGCGTCCCTGGTTGCCTATGTGGCGGTCCGAAAATCCGATCAGCCGCCGGATAAAAATCATGCCTATGGCCACGGCAAGTTCGAGAACCTGTCCGGCGCCGTGGAAGCGTTGCTAATCATCGGCGCCGCCTTGTGGATTGTTTATGAGGCGGTCGATAAATTTTACTCCCACAACAAACCGGAGCATTTGGAATACGGCATTTTGCTTATGGTTATTTCTATCGCGCTTAACTACTGGGTTTCCGGCCGGCTGCTGACCGTGGCCCGCCAGACCGAATCCCAGGCGCTGGAGGCCGACGCCTTGCATCTGCGGGCCGATATCTGGACCTCGGTCGGTGTGCTGATCGGTCTGGTTTTGATCAAAGCGACGGGACTGAGCTGGCTTGACCCGCTAATTGCTCTTTCGGTGGCCGGCATTGTTTTTAAAGCCGGTTACGATATGACCAAAAAAAGTGTCCATGAGCTTACTGATATTGCGTTGCCAGCGGAAGAGGAGGCGATTATCAGCGAAATTGTTAATCGTCATGAGGAGGTTATCTCCTTTCACCGGCTCCGGACGCGGCGGTCAGGCAGCTACCGGCTGATTGACATGCACCTGATTTTATACAAGGAGATGCACCTGGATAAGGCCCATGCCGTATGCGACCAATTGGAACGGGAAATCGAGGAACGGCTTGGACTCTGTGATGTGGTCATTCATATTGAACCTTGCGATTATCATGACGGCTTTGGCAGTTGTCCTTTGCCGCCGGCAGACGAAGAAAAAGGGCATTGACGGTGGCGTCAATGCCCTTTTGGTTGATAAGATTACAGCGAGTCCGGAGTGTTTGGACTCTCGTCCTGTTTGTCCCGGCTGCGGCGCCCGCGCCAGGACGGAATATCGCCGGGTTTAAAGCCGGAGGGGGTGCCGCGGCATTTATCCAGAGCCCGCCGCAGCACTTCAAGCTGCAGAATTTGATCACCCGTACGGTAAGGAGTATCAGTGACGTCCGTCCGGTTGGTTAGCAGCCGGAACAGATCAATGGGAGCGCAGGTAATGCCGAGGAAGTCGCTGCTGTAGCTTATTTTGCAGCAGAGCAGTTCCAACAGAATGTCAATCAGTGTTCCGGTATGGTCGAACCGCTCTACCGAGCGAATGAAAATGTCTTCCGGTACACCGGGGATACGGTGAATTTCTTCGGCGGAGCCCACAAGCAGCCGGTAGGAGCTGACCAGCGAAGAAAAATTCGGAATGATGGCATTCACATCGGCAAGAATAGTATTAACAATGGGTTGCGGTATTGTCGCCATAGCGATCGCCCCTTCGCACGGATTTGTCATACATTATATGAGGCGCCGGGGAAACGTGTTACTGCCGGCTGGAAAAGAGGAATTTTTCCTGGAAAGTCTAATTATTATACAATTGATGCTGTAAGGAGGTCGCTCTGTGACAGAGTTTTTTGTAAATCCTGATTTTTTGCTGGAGACGGCGCATAAACTGCTGCGGATTCTGGCCATTTTAGTGGGGGCGGCAGTGGTTTTGAAAATATCCCGTTCACTGATCGCGCGGTTTTTTATTCCACCCCAAGGTGTAAAAACCTTCTACTTGGAAGAGAAACGGGCCCGGACCTTATATGCCCTGACTGCCAACATTCTCCGCTATATCATATATTTCATCGCGGCCATTATGCTGCTGCAGGAATGCAGCATTGACACTACCTCGCTGATTGCCGGCGCCGGTGTGATCGGTTTGGCCCTTGGCGTAGGCGCCCAGAGCCTGATTAAGGATTTTATCAGCGGCTTCTTTATTATTCTGGAGGACCAGTATTCGGTTGGCGATTATATTGTCAGTGATAATATGGCCGGGACGGTGGAGGAGATCGGTTTCCGGTCCACCAAGCTGCGGGATGCCAATGGCGTGCTGCATTTTATCCCTAACGGCGCTATTACCCGGATCAGTAATTATACCCGGGGTCATATGCAGGCGGTAGTGAATATTCCTGTCGCTTACGAGGCCGACCTGAATCAGGTCGTGGCTTTGCTGGAGGAGGCTTGTGCCGCCGTTGGCGCTGCCATGCCGGAAGTGGTGAGTGGCCCCAAGGTGGTAGGTATCGTAGAATTTCGCAGCACTGATATGCTGCTGCGACTGGTGGCCGAGACGGTGCCGCTTAAGCAGGGGGCGGTGGAAACCGCTATCCGTCATAAAGTGGCCACTTTGTTTCAGTCGGCGGGCGTTGTCATGCCGCCGGCGCTGTTAATAAAAAGCTAGGGGGAAATTAAGATGGAGCGGATACAGTATAAGATCGGCGACATTGTTAAAATGAAAAAACAGCATCCCTGCGGTTCGGACCGCTGGGAAATTACCCGGACCGGCATTGACTTCGGCATCAAATGCCTGGGCTGCGGCCGCTGGGTAATGGTTCCCCGGCCGAAATTTGAGAAAGCCGTCAAAACCATTGTGGGACGGACCGACGACCCGGCGGAGCATTAGTGCCTCGTCCGGCCGAAAGCTGTAGCAGATCACCGGCCTTTTTCCGTCAGCCTTCGTTGTCGTCGGCTTACATATATTCGATATGCGCGCCTCCTCCGTCTTGCCTGACGGCAAAAATCCCCGAGGCCACACTACCGCTTCCCGCTGGGGGAGGCACTGGGAACTATTGAAATTCTGGCAGTGATACTCTAAAATAGACAAAGATATAAAGAACCGCTAGTGTCTTCACACTGTGCGTCCTGACGGATCTTTTCCGCCTGCCTGCGTCAGTAAAACCTTGAAATAGCCGAAATATTCCTGCGGTTTTACCTCCTTGCCAGGCAAAAAAATCTCTCGCCAGGCTCATAGGTTCATGACATCAGCGGTTCCTAAGACAACGAAATTTAAAGTAAGGTGGAAGATACATGAGTACAAATTTAGAAGTAGGCATCGTCGGTTTGCCCAATGTCGGCAAGAGCACCCTGTTTAATGCCATTACCAAGGCGGGCGCTGAAGCGGCCAATTATCCGTTTTGCACCATTGAACCTAATGTCGGGGTGGTGGATGTCCCCGATGAACGCTTGCAGAAGCTGGTCGATATGTATAAATCGAAACGGGTTATTCCGGCGGCTGTCCGCTTTGTCGATATTGCCGGCCTGGTCAAGGGGGCGGCG
Proteins encoded in this region:
- a CDS encoding branched-chain amino acid ABC transporter permease, coding for MREATKKDILSLGACLVVYGILQTLITTNVIGPFWQLNLVLICINIILVSSLNLINGFAGQFSIGHAGFMAVGAYLGAVLTVKLHLPFLVAILGGALAAGMLGFLIGLPTLRLNGDYLAIATLGLGEIIRITILNIPYVGGASGFMGIPRYTTFTWVFFLTVFTIFFIKNLINSSHGRAIISIRENEIAAEAMGVDTTRYKVLAFTVGAAFAGVAGTLFSHYFYIAHPASFTFMKSFDILTMVVLGGLGSITGSITSAVLLTFVSAALASYPEWRMVIYSLVLIVLMIYRPQGLFGNKELSLQVFKNWGRLFGGDKHDAVKGK
- a CDS encoding ABC transporter ATP-binding protein — translated: MTLLKASNLSKVFGGLRAVSNFDVEINDGELIGLIGPNGAGKTTAFNLLTGVYEPTDGEITFDGKSVVGLKPYQITQRGIARTFQNIRLFSNLSVLDNVKIAYHFHVKYGLAESVLRVGRYHNEEKEIEEKATRFLEIFKLADKKDEIAKNLPYGEQRRLEIARALAAQPKLLLLDEPAAGMNPQETHQLMEMIRWIRKEFNLTILLIEHDMSLVMNVCERIYVLDYGSIIAHGVPQEIKNNPKVIEAYLGEEVH
- a CDS encoding ABC transporter ATP-binding protein — its product is MLTVDNINVYYGAIHALKGISVEVTEGEIVTLIGANGAGKSTILRTISGLLKPKSGKIVFEGKEIGGMAAQNIVSLGISQVPEGRRVFANMSVMENLELGAYIRSDKKEIQQDLNKIFERFPRLAERRSQLAGTLSGGEQQMLAMGRALMSRPRLLLLDEPSMGLAPLLVKEIFSIVQEINSTGTTVLLVEQNAHMALSIAHKAYVLETGRITLSGSAKELAASEDVKRAYLGG
- a CDS encoding CBS domain-containing protein encodes the protein MFVSNHMTPNPVTITSGTNIADAAHVMRKNKFRRLPVVDDGKLVGIITDRDLREVSPSAATSLSIYEINYLLAKMKVKDVMKKELVTVRADATVEEAALLMYNNKIGGIIVVDEAGAPVGIITETDIFKCFVDVMGLPQGKTRITLDMADKVGAVHEITAVFADLGINIGSMISHSLVEGKAEMVIRADIPDIAVLSARLQEKGYPVRHVVQIG
- a CDS encoding cation diffusion facilitator family transporter, which gives rise to MQESHPEGNLKSRTALLSILSNSLLVVLKLAVGLITGTVSIVSEAAHSAVDLIASLVAYVAVRKSDQPPDKNHAYGHGKFENLSGAVEALLIIGAALWIVYEAVDKFYSHNKPEHLEYGILLMVISIALNYWVSGRLLTVARQTESQALEADALHLRADIWTSVGVLIGLVLIKATGLSWLDPLIALSVAGIVFKAGYDMTKKSVHELTDIALPAEEEAIISEIVNRHEEVISFHRLRTRRSGSYRLIDMHLILYKEMHLDKAHAVCDQLEREIEERLGLCDVVIHIEPCDYHDGFGSCPLPPADEEKGH
- a CDS encoding mechanosensitive ion channel family protein, which produces MTEFFVNPDFLLETAHKLLRILAILVGAAVVLKISRSLIARFFIPPQGVKTFYLEEKRARTLYALTANILRYIIYFIAAIMLLQECSIDTTSLIAGAGVIGLALGVGAQSLIKDFISGFFIILEDQYSVGDYIVSDNMAGTVEEIGFRSTKLRDANGVLHFIPNGAITRISNYTRGHMQAVVNIPVAYEADLNQVVALLEEACAAVGAAMPEVVSGPKVVGIVEFRSTDMLLRLVAETVPLKQGAVETAIRHKVATLFQSAGVVMPPALLIKS
- a CDS encoding DUF951 domain-containing protein → MERIQYKIGDIVKMKKQHPCGSDRWEITRTGIDFGIKCLGCGRWVMVPRPKFEKAVKTIVGRTDDPAEH